GTAACAGGATTTGTCGGATCACACGGGAACAGATCGAAACCAACTCCATTATTGGAACAAGAAATTCGTGACATTTTGGTATCTATGGGACAAACTGTTCAAGAATTTGATTTCGATGTTGAGGTTGGTCAAACCGTACGTATTATTGATGGTGCTTTTGCAGACTATACTGGTAAAATTACAGAGATTGATAACAATAAAGTGAAGATGATTATCTCTATGTTTGGTAATGACACAGTAGCAGAAGTAAACTTAAACCAAATTGCAGAATTATAACCCAAAGAGAGGCAAGACCTCTCTTTTTTGTGCAGTTGAGGCAGTAAAGGGTGCAGAATGGATGAAATGAACCCAATTAGCTTCTTGATTTGTTAGACTGTAAACAGAAAGGGGAAAAGAATGATTAAAGAATTGTATGAAGAAGTCCAGGGCATTGTATATAAGTGTAGAAAGGAATATTATCTTCATTTATGGGAGTTATCGGATTGGGATCAAGAGGGAATGATATGCCTATATGAATTGATCAGTAGAGAAGAAGAACTGGTAGAAGATATCCCTCGTTTAAGGAAATATTTCAAAACCAAGTTCCGAAATCGAATTTTAGATTATCTCCGTAAGCAAGAAAGCCAGAAGCGAAGATATGATAAAGAAGCATATGAAGAAGTAGGTGAGATTAGCCATCGTATAAGTGAGGGAGGACTCTGGCTGGATGATTACTATCTCTTTCATGAAACACTAAGGGATTATAGAAGTAAACAAACTAAAGAGCAACAAGAAGAGTTAGAACGCGTCTTAAGACATGAACGATTCCGAGGTCGTCAAAGCGTGTTAAGGGAGCTACGTATTGTGTTTAAAGAGTTTGATATCCGAACCCGGTAGGAAGCTATGCAAAAAAAATTAAAAAAGTTTTAAAAAAGTAGTTGACAAAAAATAAAAAGGCTGTATAATAGTAAGAGTTGAAAATAACAACTCAGGTCCGTTGGTCAAGGGGTTAAGACACCGCCTTTTCACGGCGGTAACACGGGTTCGAATCCCGTACGGACTATGGTATGTTGCAGATGGAACACTTGATGAAAAAAGTTTTAAAAAACTTAAAAAAGTTTCAAAAAAGTGTTGACAAGCGAAAGCGACTGTGATATACTAATATAGTTGTCACTTGAGAGAAGTGAGTGACAAAGACCTTTGAAAACTGAACAAGACGAACCAATGTGCAGGGCACTACAACTAAGGTTGTAGTACTGAACAATGAAAAAACAATAAATCTGTCAGTGACAGAAATGAGTGAGAGCTCAAACTTTTAATGAGAGTTTGATCCTGGCTCAGGACGAACGCTGGCGGCGTGCCTAATACATGCAAGTAGAACGCTGAAGGGAGAGCTTGCTCTTCTGGATGAGTTGCGAACGGGTGAGTAACGCGTAGGTAACCTGCCTGGTAGCGGGGGATAACTATTGGAAACGATAGCTAATACCGCATAATAGTAGATGTTGCATGACATTTGCTTGAAAGGTGCAATTGCATCACTACCAGATGGACCTGCGTTGTATTAGCTAGTTGGTGGGGTAACGGCTCACCAAGGCGACGATACATAGCCGACCTGAGAGGGTGATCGGCCACACTGGGACTGAGACACGGCCCAGACTCCTACGGGAGGCAGCAGTAGGGAATCTTCGGCAATGGACGGAAGTCTGACCGAGCAACGCCGCGTGAGTGAAGAAGGTTTTCGGATCGTAAAGCTCTGTTGTAAGAGAAGAACGAGTGTGAGAGTGGAAAGTTCACACTGTGACGGTATCTTACCAGAAAGGGACGGCTAACTACGTGCCAGCAGCCGCGGTAATACGTAGGTCCCGAGCGTTGTCCGGATTTATTGGGCGTAAAGCGAGCGCAGGCGGTTAGATAAGTCTGAAGTTAAAGGCTGTGGCTTAACCATAGTACGCTTTGGAAACTGTTTAACTTGAGTGCAAGAGGGGAGAGTGGAATTCCATGTGTAGCGGTGAAATGCGTAGATATATGGAGGAACACCGGTGGCGAAAGCGGCTCTCTGGCTTGTAACTGACGCTGAGGCTCGAAAGCGTGGGGAGCAAACAGGATTAGATACCCTGGTAGTCCACGCCGTAAACGATGAGTGCTAGGTGTTAGACCCTTTCCGGGGTTTAGTGCCGCAGCTAACGCATTAAGCACTCCGCCTGGGGAGTACGACCGCAAGGTTGAAACTCAAAGGAATTGACGGGGGCCCGCACAAGCGGTGGAGCATGTGGTTTAATTCGAAGCAACGCGAAGAACCTTACCAGGTCTTGACATCCCTCTGACCGCTCTAGAGATAGAGTTTTCCTTCGGGACAGAGGTGACAGGTGGTGCATGGTTGTCGTCAGCTCGTGTCGTGAGATGTTGGGTTAAGTCCCGCAACGAGCGCAACCCCTATTGTTAGTTGCCATCATTTAGTTGGGCACTCTAGCGAGACTGCCGGTAATAAACCGGAGGAAGGTGGGGATGACGTCAAATCATCATGCCCCTTATGACCTGGGCTACACACGTGCTACAATGGCTGGTACAACGAGTCGCAAGCCGGTGACGGCAAGCTAATCTCTTAAAGCCAGTCTCAGTTCGGATTGTAGGCTGCAACTCGCCTACATGAAGTCGGAATCGCTAGTAATCGCGGATCAGCACGCCGCGGTGAATACGTTCCCGGGCCTTGTACACACCGCCCGTCACACCACGAGAGTTTGTAACACCCGAAGTCGGTGAGGTAACCGTAAGGAGCCAGCCGCCTAAGGTGGGATAGATGATTGGGGTGAAGTCGTAACAAGGTAGCCGTATCGGAAGGTGCGGCTGGATCACCTCCTTTCTAAGGATAAGGAACTGCGCATTGGTCTTGTTTAGTCTTGAGAGGTCTTGTGGGGCCTTAGCTCAGCTGGGAGAGCGCCTGCTTTGCACGCAGGAGGTCAGCGGTTCGATCCCGCTAGGCTCCATTGGTGAGAGATCACCAAGTAATGCACATTGAAAATTGAATATCTATATCAAATAGTAACAAGAAAATAAACCGAAAACGCTGTAGTATTAATAAGAGTTTATGACTGAAAGGTCAGAAAATAAGGTTAAGTTAATAAGGGCGCACGGTGGATGCCTTGGCACTAGGAGCCGAAGAAGGACGTGACAAACGACGATATGCCTTGGGTAGCTGTAAGTAAGCGATGATCCAGGGATTTCCGAATGGGGGAACCCAACAGGTACTACCTGTTACCCATATCTGTTAAGGATATGAGGAGGAAGACGCAGTGAACTGAAACATCTAAGTAGCTGCAGGAAGAGAAAGCAAAAGCGATTGCCTTAGTA
Above is a genomic segment from Streptococcus mitis containing:
- a CDS encoding transcriptional regulator, encoding MIKELYEEVQGIVYKCRKEYYLHLWELSDWDQEGMICLYELISREEELVEDIPRLRKYFKTKFRNRILDYLRKQESQKRRYDKEAYEEVGEISHRISEGGLWLDDYYLFHETLRDYRSKQTKEQQEELERVLRHERFRGRQSVLRELRIVFKEFDIRTR
- a CDS encoding transcription termination/antitermination protein NusG; the encoded protein is MDSFDKGWFVLQTYSGYENKVKENLLQRAQTYNMLDNILRVEIPTQTVQVEKNGKRKEIEENRFPGYVLVEMVMTDEAWFVVRNTPNVTGFVGSHGNRSKPTPLLEQEIRDILVSMGQTVQEFDFDVEVGQTVRIIDGAFADYTGKITEIDNNKVKMIISMFGNDTVAEVNLNQIAEL